One genomic window of Panicum hallii strain FIL2 chromosome 6, PHallii_v3.1, whole genome shotgun sequence includes the following:
- the LOC112898602 gene encoding purple acid phosphatase 23 isoform X1, whose amino-acid sequence MIRATGSGAAARSVACACCAVLPTAMASPATPSTAAAGRRHCRRRLALPLSLLVPSCLALLLAEAAGIPTTLDGPFPPATRAFDRALRRGSDDVPLTDPCLAPRARPPAPEQIALAASADAGSLWVSWVTGRAQVGSDLTPLDPAAVRSEVWYGECSTAAADSYPHVATGSAEVYSQLYPYPGLLNYTSGAIHHVRLRGLRPATRYYYRCGDSSLPGGLSDERSFTTLPAAGTGSYPRRVAVVGDLGLTGNSTATVDHLAQNDPSLVLMVGDMTYANQYRTTGGKGFPCFSCSFPDAPIRESYQPRWDGWGRFMEPITSKIPLMVIEGNHEIEPQGHGGEVTFASYLARFAVPSKESGSNTKFYYSFNAGGIHFIMLGAYVDYNRTGAQYSWLEKDLQRVDRRVTPWVVAAWHSPWYNSYSSHYQEFECMRQEMEDLLYRHRVDIVLSGHVHAYERMNRVFNYTLDPCGPVYITIGDGGNIEKIDIDHADDPGKCPSPGDNHPEFGGVCHLNFTSGPAKGKFCWDRQPEWSAYRESSFGHGILEVVNSTYALWTWHRNQDAYGENSLGDQIYIVRQPDKCLLQPTSALSLNCPAGRCYSLMSSSSCGAHRAVTSGQLFWNVFVIMCVVLICTVEATSIPIFLGLILQ is encoded by the exons ATGATACGTGCCACAGGCAGCGGAGCAGCCGCGCGATCAGTGGCGTGCGCGTGCTGTGCTGTGTTGCCCACGGCCATGGCGTCGCCCGCTAcccccagcaccgccgccgccggccgccggcactGCCGTCGCCGCCTCGCCCTCCCGCTGTCGCTGCTCGTGCCGTCATGcctcgcgctcctcctcgccgAGGCCGCCGGCATCCCGACGACGCTGGACGGGCCGTTCCCGCCGGCGACGCGCGCGTTCGACCGCGCGCTGCGGCGGGGCAGCGACGACGTCCCGCTCACGGACCCGTGCCTCGCGCCCCGCGCGCGGCCCCCGGCGCCCGAGCAGATCGcgctcgccgcctccgccgacGCCGGCTCGCTCTGGGTCTCATGGGTCACGGGCCGCGCGCAGGTCGGCTCCGACCTCACCCCGCtcgaccccgccgccgtccgcagCGAGGTCTGGTACGGCGagtgcagcaccgccgccgccgactcCTACCCGCACGTGGCCACGGGGTCCGCCGAGGTGTACAGCCAGCTGTACCCGTACCCGGGCCTGCTCAACTACACCTCCGGCGCTATCCACCACGTCCGCCTCCGCGGCCTGCGCCCGGCCACGCGCTACTACTACCGCTGCGGCGACAGCAGCCTCCCCGGCGGCCTCAGCGACGAGCGCTCCTTCACCACGCTTCCCGCCGCCGGCACTGGCTCCTACCCGCGCCGCGTCGCCGTGGTCGGCGACCTGGGCCTCACCGGGAACTCGACCGCCACCGTCGACCACCTGGCCCAGAACGACCCCTCTCTGGTCCTCATGGTCGGGGACATGACCTACGCCAATCAGTACCGCACCACCGGCGGCAAGGGGTTCCCCTGCTTCTCCTGCTCCTTCCCCGATGCCCCGATCCGGGAGTCCTACCAGCCAAGATGGGATGGATGGGGAAG ATTCATGGAGCCGATTACATCGAAGATTCCACTGATGGTGATAGAGGGGAACCATGAGATTGAACCACAGGGGCATGGCGGCGAGGTGACATTTGCATCATACTTGGCGCGATTCGCTGTTCCATCCAAGGAGTCTGGATCCAACACCAAATTTTACTACTCCTTCAACGCTGGTGGCATCCATTTTATCATGCTCGGTGCGTACGTGGACTACAACCGCACAG GAGCTCAGTACTCATGGTTGGAGAAGGATTTGCAGAGGGTTGATCGCAGAGTTACCCCTTGGGTTGTCGCTGCTTGGCATTCACCTTGGTATAACAGCTATTCTTCTCACTACCAGGAATTCGAGTGCATGAGGCAAGAAATGGAAGATCTCTTGTACCGACATCGTGTTGACATAGTATTATCAGGACAT GTACATGCGTATGAAAGGATGAATCGAGTGTTCAACTACACATTGGATCCCTGTGGCCCGGTTTACATCACCATTGGAGATGGCGGAAACATTGAGAAAATTGACATTGATCATGCAGATGACCCTGGGAAGTGCCCCTCACCGGGTGATAACCACCCTGAATTTGGTGGGGTCTGCCATCTGAACTTCACTTCAGGTCCTGCCAAGGGCAAATTTTGTTGGGACCGACAGCCAGAATGGAGTGCGTACAGGGAGAGCAGTTTTGGTCATGGGATCCTAGAG GTTGTGAATTCAACATATGCCTTGTGGACATGGCACCGTAACCAGGATGCGTACGGAGAGAACAGTTTGGGAGATCAAATATACATAGTTCGGCAGCCTGACAAATGCCTTCTGCAGCCTACAAGTGCGTTGTCGCTCAATTG TCCCGCTGGAAGATGCTATTCTCTGATGAGTAGCAGCAGCTGTGGTGCGCACCGGGCTGTAACTAGTGGCCAGCTCTTCTGGAACGTATTTGTAATTATGTGTGTAGTTTTGATCTGTACAGTTGAAGCAACAAGTATACCAATATTCCTAGGCTTGATTTTACAATGA
- the LOC112898602 gene encoding purple acid phosphatase 23 isoform X2: MIRATGSGAAARSVACACCAVLPTAMASPATPSTAAAGRRHCRRRLALPLSLLVPSCLALLLAEAAGIPTTLDGPFPPATRAFDRALRRGSDDVPLTDPCLAPRARPPAPEQIALAASADAGSLWVSWVTGRAQVGSDLTPLDPAAVRSEVWYGECSTAAADSYPHVATGSAEVYSQLYPYPGLLNYTSGAIHHVRLRGLRPATRYYYRCGDSSLPGGLSDERSFTTLPAAGTGSYPRRVAVVGDLGLTGNSTATVDHLAQNDPSLVLMVGDMTYANQYRTTGGKGFPCFSCSFPDAPIRESYQPRWDGWGRFMEPITSKIPLMVIEGNHEIEPQGHGGEVTFASYLARFAVPSKESGSNTKFYYSFNAGGIHFIMLGAYVDYNRTGAQYSWLEKDLQRVDRRVTPWVVAAWHSPWYNSYSSHYQEFECMRQEMEDLLYRHRVDIVLSGHVHAYERMNRVFNYTLDPCGPVYITIGDGGNIEKIDIDHADDPGKCPSPGDNHPEFGGVCHLNFTSGPAKGKFCWDRQPEWSAYRESSFGHGILEVVNSTYALWTWHRNQDAYGENSLGDQIYIVRQPDKCLLQPTIPLEDAIL; this comes from the exons ATGATACGTGCCACAGGCAGCGGAGCAGCCGCGCGATCAGTGGCGTGCGCGTGCTGTGCTGTGTTGCCCACGGCCATGGCGTCGCCCGCTAcccccagcaccgccgccgccggccgccggcactGCCGTCGCCGCCTCGCCCTCCCGCTGTCGCTGCTCGTGCCGTCATGcctcgcgctcctcctcgccgAGGCCGCCGGCATCCCGACGACGCTGGACGGGCCGTTCCCGCCGGCGACGCGCGCGTTCGACCGCGCGCTGCGGCGGGGCAGCGACGACGTCCCGCTCACGGACCCGTGCCTCGCGCCCCGCGCGCGGCCCCCGGCGCCCGAGCAGATCGcgctcgccgcctccgccgacGCCGGCTCGCTCTGGGTCTCATGGGTCACGGGCCGCGCGCAGGTCGGCTCCGACCTCACCCCGCtcgaccccgccgccgtccgcagCGAGGTCTGGTACGGCGagtgcagcaccgccgccgccgactcCTACCCGCACGTGGCCACGGGGTCCGCCGAGGTGTACAGCCAGCTGTACCCGTACCCGGGCCTGCTCAACTACACCTCCGGCGCTATCCACCACGTCCGCCTCCGCGGCCTGCGCCCGGCCACGCGCTACTACTACCGCTGCGGCGACAGCAGCCTCCCCGGCGGCCTCAGCGACGAGCGCTCCTTCACCACGCTTCCCGCCGCCGGCACTGGCTCCTACCCGCGCCGCGTCGCCGTGGTCGGCGACCTGGGCCTCACCGGGAACTCGACCGCCACCGTCGACCACCTGGCCCAGAACGACCCCTCTCTGGTCCTCATGGTCGGGGACATGACCTACGCCAATCAGTACCGCACCACCGGCGGCAAGGGGTTCCCCTGCTTCTCCTGCTCCTTCCCCGATGCCCCGATCCGGGAGTCCTACCAGCCAAGATGGGATGGATGGGGAAG ATTCATGGAGCCGATTACATCGAAGATTCCACTGATGGTGATAGAGGGGAACCATGAGATTGAACCACAGGGGCATGGCGGCGAGGTGACATTTGCATCATACTTGGCGCGATTCGCTGTTCCATCCAAGGAGTCTGGATCCAACACCAAATTTTACTACTCCTTCAACGCTGGTGGCATCCATTTTATCATGCTCGGTGCGTACGTGGACTACAACCGCACAG GAGCTCAGTACTCATGGTTGGAGAAGGATTTGCAGAGGGTTGATCGCAGAGTTACCCCTTGGGTTGTCGCTGCTTGGCATTCACCTTGGTATAACAGCTATTCTTCTCACTACCAGGAATTCGAGTGCATGAGGCAAGAAATGGAAGATCTCTTGTACCGACATCGTGTTGACATAGTATTATCAGGACAT GTACATGCGTATGAAAGGATGAATCGAGTGTTCAACTACACATTGGATCCCTGTGGCCCGGTTTACATCACCATTGGAGATGGCGGAAACATTGAGAAAATTGACATTGATCATGCAGATGACCCTGGGAAGTGCCCCTCACCGGGTGATAACCACCCTGAATTTGGTGGGGTCTGCCATCTGAACTTCACTTCAGGTCCTGCCAAGGGCAAATTTTGTTGGGACCGACAGCCAGAATGGAGTGCGTACAGGGAGAGCAGTTTTGGTCATGGGATCCTAGAG GTTGTGAATTCAACATATGCCTTGTGGACATGGCACCGTAACCAGGATGCGTACGGAGAGAACAGTTTGGGAGATCAAATATACATAGTTCGGCAGCCTGACAAATGCCTTCTGCAGCCTACAA TCCCGCTGGAAGATGCTATTCTCTGA
- the LOC112898602 gene encoding purple acid phosphatase 23 isoform X3 produces MIRATGSGAAARSVACACCAVLPTAMASPATPSTAAAGRRHCRRRLALPLSLLVPSCLALLLAEAAGIPTTLDGPFPPATRAFDRALRRGSDDVPLTDPCLAPRARPPAPEQIALAASADAGSLWVSWVTGRAQVGSDLTPLDPAAVRSEVWYGECSTAAADSYPHVATGSAEVYSQLYPYPGLLNYTSGAIHHVRLRGLRPATRYYYRCGDSSLPGGLSDERSFTTLPAAGTGSYPRRVAVVGDLGLTGNSTATVDHLAQNDPSLVLMVGDMTYANQYRTTGGKGFPCFSCSFPDAPIRESYQPRWDGWGRFMEPITSKIPLMVIEGNHEIEPQGHGGEVTFASYLARFAVPSKESGSNTKFYYSFNAGGIHFIMLGAYVDYNRTGAQYSWLEKDLQRVDRRVTPWVVAAWHSPWYNSYSSHYQEFECMRQEMEDLLYRHRVDIVLSGHVHAYERMNRVFNYTLDPCGPVYITIGDGGNIEKIDIDHADDPGKCPSPGDNHPEFGGVCHLNFTSGPAKGKFCWDRQPEWSAYRESSFGHGILEVVNSTYALWTWHRNQDAYGENSLGDQIYIVRQPDKCLLQPTSALSLNW; encoded by the exons ATGATACGTGCCACAGGCAGCGGAGCAGCCGCGCGATCAGTGGCGTGCGCGTGCTGTGCTGTGTTGCCCACGGCCATGGCGTCGCCCGCTAcccccagcaccgccgccgccggccgccggcactGCCGTCGCCGCCTCGCCCTCCCGCTGTCGCTGCTCGTGCCGTCATGcctcgcgctcctcctcgccgAGGCCGCCGGCATCCCGACGACGCTGGACGGGCCGTTCCCGCCGGCGACGCGCGCGTTCGACCGCGCGCTGCGGCGGGGCAGCGACGACGTCCCGCTCACGGACCCGTGCCTCGCGCCCCGCGCGCGGCCCCCGGCGCCCGAGCAGATCGcgctcgccgcctccgccgacGCCGGCTCGCTCTGGGTCTCATGGGTCACGGGCCGCGCGCAGGTCGGCTCCGACCTCACCCCGCtcgaccccgccgccgtccgcagCGAGGTCTGGTACGGCGagtgcagcaccgccgccgccgactcCTACCCGCACGTGGCCACGGGGTCCGCCGAGGTGTACAGCCAGCTGTACCCGTACCCGGGCCTGCTCAACTACACCTCCGGCGCTATCCACCACGTCCGCCTCCGCGGCCTGCGCCCGGCCACGCGCTACTACTACCGCTGCGGCGACAGCAGCCTCCCCGGCGGCCTCAGCGACGAGCGCTCCTTCACCACGCTTCCCGCCGCCGGCACTGGCTCCTACCCGCGCCGCGTCGCCGTGGTCGGCGACCTGGGCCTCACCGGGAACTCGACCGCCACCGTCGACCACCTGGCCCAGAACGACCCCTCTCTGGTCCTCATGGTCGGGGACATGACCTACGCCAATCAGTACCGCACCACCGGCGGCAAGGGGTTCCCCTGCTTCTCCTGCTCCTTCCCCGATGCCCCGATCCGGGAGTCCTACCAGCCAAGATGGGATGGATGGGGAAG ATTCATGGAGCCGATTACATCGAAGATTCCACTGATGGTGATAGAGGGGAACCATGAGATTGAACCACAGGGGCATGGCGGCGAGGTGACATTTGCATCATACTTGGCGCGATTCGCTGTTCCATCCAAGGAGTCTGGATCCAACACCAAATTTTACTACTCCTTCAACGCTGGTGGCATCCATTTTATCATGCTCGGTGCGTACGTGGACTACAACCGCACAG GAGCTCAGTACTCATGGTTGGAGAAGGATTTGCAGAGGGTTGATCGCAGAGTTACCCCTTGGGTTGTCGCTGCTTGGCATTCACCTTGGTATAACAGCTATTCTTCTCACTACCAGGAATTCGAGTGCATGAGGCAAGAAATGGAAGATCTCTTGTACCGACATCGTGTTGACATAGTATTATCAGGACAT GTACATGCGTATGAAAGGATGAATCGAGTGTTCAACTACACATTGGATCCCTGTGGCCCGGTTTACATCACCATTGGAGATGGCGGAAACATTGAGAAAATTGACATTGATCATGCAGATGACCCTGGGAAGTGCCCCTCACCGGGTGATAACCACCCTGAATTTGGTGGGGTCTGCCATCTGAACTTCACTTCAGGTCCTGCCAAGGGCAAATTTTGTTGGGACCGACAGCCAGAATGGAGTGCGTACAGGGAGAGCAGTTTTGGTCATGGGATCCTAGAG GTTGTGAATTCAACATATGCCTTGTGGACATGGCACCGTAACCAGGATGCGTACGGAGAGAACAGTTTGGGAGATCAAATATACATAGTTCGGCAGCCTGACAAATGCCTTCTGCAGCCTACAAGTGCGTTGTCGCTCAATTGGTGA
- the LOC112896370 gene encoding stromal cell-derived factor 2-like protein, translating to MSLPLCTSRSRVARGRGQCLPPHSNLSNSQRSPSPCELGAAPFQKRPPPQPPRGPDPAAVAPSTPQPPQGLSRRRTAAANLQPSPSGAATASLAAALARERIRRRGEADAGPGEREALPFWQRTCFLALLLAMAAASFALALLLFLGLDLHEAAPAQSYAADPDTVVEITYGSVIKLMHERTKFRLHSHDVPYGSGSGQQSVTSFPNVDDANSYWIVRPQPDSSAKQGDPITHGTIIRLQHMRTRKWLHSHLHASPITGNLEVSCFGGENESDTGDYWRLEIEGSGKTWRQDQRIRLRHVDTGGYLHSHDRKYTRIAGGQQEVCGVGDKRPDNIWLAAEGVYHPVMPHK from the exons ATGTCATTGCCTCTGTGTACCTCGCGCTCACGCGTCGCTCGTGGTCGTGGCCAGTGTCTTCCTCCCCACTCGAACCTTTCAAACTCGCAGCGTTCGCCTTCCCCTTGCGAGCTCGGAGCGGCCCCCTTCCAGAAGCGCCCCCCGCCGCAGCCTCCTCGAGGCCCCGACCCTGCCGCGGTGGCGCCGTCCACGCCCCAGCCGCCCCAGGGTCTctcccgccgccgcaccgccgccgccaacctCCAGCCGAGTCCGTCGGGGGCGGCGACCGccagcctcgccgccgccctcgcgcgcGAGCGCATCAGGCGCCGCGGCGAGGCGGACGCGGGCCCGGGGGAGCGGGAGGCCCTGCCCTTCTGGCAGAGGACCTGTTTCCTCGCGCTGCTGCTGGCGATGGCCGCCGCGTCGTTCGCGCTCGCTCTCCTGCTCTTCCTCGGCCTCGATCTCCACGAGGCCGCGCCGGCGCAGTCCTACGCCGCCGACCCGGATACCGTCGTTGAG ATTACCTACGGGTCAGTGATCAAGTTGATGCATGAGAGGACCAAGTTTCGGCTGCATTCTCACGACGTGCCTTATGGATCTGGCAGCGGCCAGCAGTCGGTCACCAGCTTCCCCAACGTCGACGACGCCAATAGCTACTGG ATAGTGAGACCTCAACCAGATTCTTCAGCAAAACAAGGTGATCCCATTACACATGGAACTATAATAAGGCTTCAACATATGAGAACTCGAAAGTGGTTACACAGCCACCTGCATGCTTCCCCCATAACCGGAAATTTGGAG GTTAGCTGCTTTGGTGGAGAGAATGAATCGGATACTGGAGACTACTGGAG GCTCGAGATTGAGGGCAGCGGGAAAACCTGGCGGCAAGACCAGAGGATTCGGTTAAGACATGTTGATACTGGTGGTTATCTGCACAGCCACGACAGGAAGTACACACGAATTGCTGGTGGGCAGCAAGAG GTATGCGGAGTTGGCGACAAGCGCCCAGACAACATCTGGCTTGCAGCTGAGGGGGTCTATCACCCGGTGATGCCACACAAGTAG